Proteins encoded within one genomic window of Rhododendron vialii isolate Sample 1 chromosome 1a, ASM3025357v1:
- the LOC131299150 gene encoding DNA replication licensing factor MCM5 isoform X3: protein MSGWDEGAIFYSDQAQFPRGGNGGGGDSEQGASRHTVLRKFKEFIRSYARKDQPNVFLYRESLVQNPKFLLVDLADLCKYDNLDELLRASPTDYLPLFETAAAEVLASLRSRVAGETGEMEEPETGEVQILLTSDEDPASMRSLGAPYISKLVKISGITIAASRTKAKATYVTLLCKNCKNVKTVPCRPGLGGAIVPRSCDHIPQPGEDPCPLDPWIVVPDRSKYVDQQTLKLQENPEDVPTGELPRNILLSVDRQLVQTIVPGTRLTIMGIYSIFQASNSSTSHKGAVAIRQPYIRVVGIEEANDADSRCPANFTADEIEEFKKFASDSNAYQNICSKIAPSIFGHDDVKKAVACLLFGGSRKFLPDGVKLRGDINVLLLGDPSTAKSQFLKFVEKTAPIAVYTSGKGSSAAGLTASVIRDNSSREFYLEGGAMVLADGGVVCIDEFDKMRPEDRVAIHEAMEQQTISIAKAGITTVLNSRTSVLAAANPPSGRYDDLKTAQDNIDLQTTILSRFDLIFIVKDIRLYSQDKSIASHIIKVHASAGATTSDTRVSKEDNWLKRYIQYCRTECKPRLSDSAATKLKLSYVKIRQDMRRQANETGEAAAIPITVRQLEAIVRLSEALAKIELCHVANDKHVDEAIRLFNNATMDAARSGINQHINLTPEMAKEIKVRRALIIMHQRDEVEYKRERRVVVRKA, encoded by the exons atGTCAGGCTGGGACGAGGGCGCGATCTTCTACAGCGACCAGGCGCAGTTCCCCCGCGGCGGCAACGGCGGCGGCGGAGACTCCGAGCAGGGGGCGAGCCGCCACACCGTCCTCCGCAAGTTCAAGGAGTTCATCCGGAGCTATGCGCGCAAGGATCAGCCCAACGTCTTCCTATACAGAGAGAGCCTCGTCCAAAACCCTAAGTTCCTCCTCGTAGACCTCGCCGATCTCTGCAAGTACGACAACCTCGACGAACTGCTCCGCGCTTCCCCCACAGATTACCTTCCCCTG TTCGAAACTGCGGCAGCTGAAGTTTTGGCCAGTTTGAGGTCGAGAGTTGCTGGAGAGACTGGAGAAATGGAGGAGCCCGAGACAGGGGAGGTGCAGATTTTGCTAACTTCTGATGAGGACCCGGCATCGATGCGATCTCTTGGG GCACCATATATATCAAAGCTGGTCAAGATATCTGGCATTACAATTGCTGCATCGAGGACGAAGGCCAAGGCAACTTATGTGACTTTGTTGTGTAAGAATTGTAAAAACGTGAAGACTGTTCCATGCCGTCCAGGGCTTGGTGGGGCAATTGTGCCACGTTCTTGTGATCATATCCCTCAG CCTGGAGAAGACCCTTGCCCGCTTGATCCATGGATTGTGGTTCCTGATAGAAGCAAATATGTTGATCAACAAACTCTGAAATTGCAGGAAAATCCGGAG GACGTGCCTACCGGTGAGCTACCAAGGAACATTCTCCTTTCTGTCGATCGTCAGCTTGTGCAAACAATTGTACCTGGTACAAGATTGACCATAATGGGGATTTACAGCATCTTTCAAGCTTCAAATTCGTCCACATC CCACAAAGGAGCAGTTGCAATCAGGCAGCCTTATATAAGGGTTGTTGGGATAGAAGAAGCAAATGATGCTGATTCTCGGTGCCCTGCAAACTTCACAGCAGACGAG ATAGaagaattcaaaaaatttgccTCAGATAGCAATGCGTATCAGAATATATGCTCCAAGATtgctccatcaatttttggccACGATGATGTGAAAAAGGCTGTGGCTTGTCTTTTGTTTGGAGGATCAAGAAAG TTTTTGCCGGACGGCGTGAAGCTAAGAGGTGATATAAATGTTTTGCTTTTGGGAGATCCGTCAACTGCTAAATCACAG TTCCTCAAGTTTGTTGAAAAGACAGCTCCAATAGCTGTATATACTTCAGGAAAAGGCTCATCAGCTGCTGGTCTTACTGCTTCTGTAATTCGAGACAACAGCTCT CGTGAATTTTACTTGGAAGGAGGAGCTATGGTTTTGGCTGATGGAGGTGTTGTCTGCATTGATGAATTCGACAAAATGAGACCAGAGGACCG AGTTGCTATTCATGAAGCCATGGAGCAGCAAACCATTTCCATTGCCAAAGCAGGAATAACAACTGTTCTAAATTCTAGAACCTCTGTGCTGGCAGCAGCTAATCCTCCATCTGGACGTTATGATGATCTCAAG ACTGCTCAAGACAATATTGATTTGCAGACTACTATTCTTTCGAGATTTGATTTAATCTTCATTGTGAAAGATATCAGGCTGTATAGTCAAGACAAG AGTATAGCTAGCCATATAATCAAAGTTCATGCCTCTGCTGGTGCAACCACGAGTGACACTAGAGTTTCTAAAGAAGATAACTGGCTGAAAAG GTACATACAATACTGTCGAACTGAATGCAAGCCCCGTCTCTCAGATTCTGCCGCCACAAAGTTGAAGTTGAGTTATGTTAAAATTAGACAG GATATGAGGCGTCAGGCAAATGAAACTGGGGAGGCAGCTGCAATACCAATAACAGTGAGGCAGCTGGAAGCTATAGTAAGGCTGAGTGAAGCACTTGCAAAGATAGAACT GTGCCATGTTGCAAATGACAAACACGTCGATGAAGCTATCAGGCTTTTCAACAATGCCACAATGGATGCAGCAAGGTCAGGAATCAATCAGCATATAAATCTTACTCCTGAGATGGCAAAGGAGATAAAG GTTAGAAGAGCTCTGATAATCATGCATCAGAGAGATGAAGTTGAATACAAGCGAGAAAGGCGTGTTGTTGTTCGTAAAGCTTAA
- the LOC131299150 gene encoding DNA replication licensing factor MCM5 isoform X2 — protein sequence MSGWDEGAIFYSDQAQFPRGGNGGGGDSEQGASRHTVLRKFKEFIRSYARKDQPNVFLYRESLVQNPKFLLVDLADLCKYDNLDELLRASPTDYLPLFETAAAEVLASLRSRVAGETGEMEEPETGEVQILLTSDEDPASMRSLGAPYISKLVKISGITIAASRTKAKATYVTLLCKNCKNVKTVPCRPGLGGAIVPRSCDHIPQPGEDPCPLDPWIVVPDRSKYVDQQTLKLQENPEDVPTGELPRNILLSVDRQLVQTIVPGTRLTIMGIYSIFQASNSSTSHKGAVAIRQPYIRVVGIEEANDADSRCPANFTADEIEEFKKFASDSNAYQNICSKIAPSIFGHDDVKKAVACLLFGGSRKFLKFVEKTAPIAVYTSGKGSSAAGLTASVIRDNSSREFYLEGGAMVLADGGVVCIDEFDKMRPEDRVAIHEAMEQQTISIAKAGITTVLNSRTSVLAAANPPSGRYDDLKTAQDNIDLQTTILSRFDLIFIVKDIRLYSQDKSIASHIIKVHASAGATTSDTRVSKEDNWLKRYIQYCRTECKPRLSDSAATKLKLSYVKIRQDMRRQANETGEAAAIPITVRQLEAIVRLSEALAKIELCHVANDKHVDEAIRLFNNATMDAARSGINQHINLTPEMAKEIKQAETQIKRRMGIGSHISERRLIDELGRMGMNESIVRRALIIMHQRDEVEYKRERRVVVRKA from the exons atGTCAGGCTGGGACGAGGGCGCGATCTTCTACAGCGACCAGGCGCAGTTCCCCCGCGGCGGCAACGGCGGCGGCGGAGACTCCGAGCAGGGGGCGAGCCGCCACACCGTCCTCCGCAAGTTCAAGGAGTTCATCCGGAGCTATGCGCGCAAGGATCAGCCCAACGTCTTCCTATACAGAGAGAGCCTCGTCCAAAACCCTAAGTTCCTCCTCGTAGACCTCGCCGATCTCTGCAAGTACGACAACCTCGACGAACTGCTCCGCGCTTCCCCCACAGATTACCTTCCCCTG TTCGAAACTGCGGCAGCTGAAGTTTTGGCCAGTTTGAGGTCGAGAGTTGCTGGAGAGACTGGAGAAATGGAGGAGCCCGAGACAGGGGAGGTGCAGATTTTGCTAACTTCTGATGAGGACCCGGCATCGATGCGATCTCTTGGG GCACCATATATATCAAAGCTGGTCAAGATATCTGGCATTACAATTGCTGCATCGAGGACGAAGGCCAAGGCAACTTATGTGACTTTGTTGTGTAAGAATTGTAAAAACGTGAAGACTGTTCCATGCCGTCCAGGGCTTGGTGGGGCAATTGTGCCACGTTCTTGTGATCATATCCCTCAG CCTGGAGAAGACCCTTGCCCGCTTGATCCATGGATTGTGGTTCCTGATAGAAGCAAATATGTTGATCAACAAACTCTGAAATTGCAGGAAAATCCGGAG GACGTGCCTACCGGTGAGCTACCAAGGAACATTCTCCTTTCTGTCGATCGTCAGCTTGTGCAAACAATTGTACCTGGTACAAGATTGACCATAATGGGGATTTACAGCATCTTTCAAGCTTCAAATTCGTCCACATC CCACAAAGGAGCAGTTGCAATCAGGCAGCCTTATATAAGGGTTGTTGGGATAGAAGAAGCAAATGATGCTGATTCTCGGTGCCCTGCAAACTTCACAGCAGACGAG ATAGaagaattcaaaaaatttgccTCAGATAGCAATGCGTATCAGAATATATGCTCCAAGATtgctccatcaatttttggccACGATGATGTGAAAAAGGCTGTGGCTTGTCTTTTGTTTGGAGGATCAAGAAAG TTCCTCAAGTTTGTTGAAAAGACAGCTCCAATAGCTGTATATACTTCAGGAAAAGGCTCATCAGCTGCTGGTCTTACTGCTTCTGTAATTCGAGACAACAGCTCT CGTGAATTTTACTTGGAAGGAGGAGCTATGGTTTTGGCTGATGGAGGTGTTGTCTGCATTGATGAATTCGACAAAATGAGACCAGAGGACCG AGTTGCTATTCATGAAGCCATGGAGCAGCAAACCATTTCCATTGCCAAAGCAGGAATAACAACTGTTCTAAATTCTAGAACCTCTGTGCTGGCAGCAGCTAATCCTCCATCTGGACGTTATGATGATCTCAAG ACTGCTCAAGACAATATTGATTTGCAGACTACTATTCTTTCGAGATTTGATTTAATCTTCATTGTGAAAGATATCAGGCTGTATAGTCAAGACAAG AGTATAGCTAGCCATATAATCAAAGTTCATGCCTCTGCTGGTGCAACCACGAGTGACACTAGAGTTTCTAAAGAAGATAACTGGCTGAAAAG GTACATACAATACTGTCGAACTGAATGCAAGCCCCGTCTCTCAGATTCTGCCGCCACAAAGTTGAAGTTGAGTTATGTTAAAATTAGACAG GATATGAGGCGTCAGGCAAATGAAACTGGGGAGGCAGCTGCAATACCAATAACAGTGAGGCAGCTGGAAGCTATAGTAAGGCTGAGTGAAGCACTTGCAAAGATAGAACT GTGCCATGTTGCAAATGACAAACACGTCGATGAAGCTATCAGGCTTTTCAACAATGCCACAATGGATGCAGCAAGGTCAGGAATCAATCAGCATATAAATCTTACTCCTGAGATGGCAAAGGAGATAAAG CAAGCAGAAACCCAAATAAAGAGAAGAATGGGCATTGGAAGCCATATATCAGAGAGACGGCTGATTGACGAGCTTGGCAGGATGGGAATGAATGAATCCATT GTTAGAAGAGCTCTGATAATCATGCATCAGAGAGATGAAGTTGAATACAAGCGAGAAAGGCGTGTTGTTGTTCGTAAAGCTTAA
- the LOC131299150 gene encoding DNA replication licensing factor MCM5 isoform X1, whose translation MSGWDEGAIFYSDQAQFPRGGNGGGGDSEQGASRHTVLRKFKEFIRSYARKDQPNVFLYRESLVQNPKFLLVDLADLCKYDNLDELLRASPTDYLPLFETAAAEVLASLRSRVAGETGEMEEPETGEVQILLTSDEDPASMRSLGAPYISKLVKISGITIAASRTKAKATYVTLLCKNCKNVKTVPCRPGLGGAIVPRSCDHIPQPGEDPCPLDPWIVVPDRSKYVDQQTLKLQENPEDVPTGELPRNILLSVDRQLVQTIVPGTRLTIMGIYSIFQASNSSTSHKGAVAIRQPYIRVVGIEEANDADSRCPANFTADEIEEFKKFASDSNAYQNICSKIAPSIFGHDDVKKAVACLLFGGSRKFLPDGVKLRGDINVLLLGDPSTAKSQFLKFVEKTAPIAVYTSGKGSSAAGLTASVIRDNSSREFYLEGGAMVLADGGVVCIDEFDKMRPEDRVAIHEAMEQQTISIAKAGITTVLNSRTSVLAAANPPSGRYDDLKTAQDNIDLQTTILSRFDLIFIVKDIRLYSQDKSIASHIIKVHASAGATTSDTRVSKEDNWLKRYIQYCRTECKPRLSDSAATKLKLSYVKIRQDMRRQANETGEAAAIPITVRQLEAIVRLSEALAKIELCHVANDKHVDEAIRLFNNATMDAARSGINQHINLTPEMAKEIKQAETQIKRRMGIGSHISERRLIDELGRMGMNESIVRRALIIMHQRDEVEYKRERRVVVRKA comes from the exons atGTCAGGCTGGGACGAGGGCGCGATCTTCTACAGCGACCAGGCGCAGTTCCCCCGCGGCGGCAACGGCGGCGGCGGAGACTCCGAGCAGGGGGCGAGCCGCCACACCGTCCTCCGCAAGTTCAAGGAGTTCATCCGGAGCTATGCGCGCAAGGATCAGCCCAACGTCTTCCTATACAGAGAGAGCCTCGTCCAAAACCCTAAGTTCCTCCTCGTAGACCTCGCCGATCTCTGCAAGTACGACAACCTCGACGAACTGCTCCGCGCTTCCCCCACAGATTACCTTCCCCTG TTCGAAACTGCGGCAGCTGAAGTTTTGGCCAGTTTGAGGTCGAGAGTTGCTGGAGAGACTGGAGAAATGGAGGAGCCCGAGACAGGGGAGGTGCAGATTTTGCTAACTTCTGATGAGGACCCGGCATCGATGCGATCTCTTGGG GCACCATATATATCAAAGCTGGTCAAGATATCTGGCATTACAATTGCTGCATCGAGGACGAAGGCCAAGGCAACTTATGTGACTTTGTTGTGTAAGAATTGTAAAAACGTGAAGACTGTTCCATGCCGTCCAGGGCTTGGTGGGGCAATTGTGCCACGTTCTTGTGATCATATCCCTCAG CCTGGAGAAGACCCTTGCCCGCTTGATCCATGGATTGTGGTTCCTGATAGAAGCAAATATGTTGATCAACAAACTCTGAAATTGCAGGAAAATCCGGAG GACGTGCCTACCGGTGAGCTACCAAGGAACATTCTCCTTTCTGTCGATCGTCAGCTTGTGCAAACAATTGTACCTGGTACAAGATTGACCATAATGGGGATTTACAGCATCTTTCAAGCTTCAAATTCGTCCACATC CCACAAAGGAGCAGTTGCAATCAGGCAGCCTTATATAAGGGTTGTTGGGATAGAAGAAGCAAATGATGCTGATTCTCGGTGCCCTGCAAACTTCACAGCAGACGAG ATAGaagaattcaaaaaatttgccTCAGATAGCAATGCGTATCAGAATATATGCTCCAAGATtgctccatcaatttttggccACGATGATGTGAAAAAGGCTGTGGCTTGTCTTTTGTTTGGAGGATCAAGAAAG TTTTTGCCGGACGGCGTGAAGCTAAGAGGTGATATAAATGTTTTGCTTTTGGGAGATCCGTCAACTGCTAAATCACAG TTCCTCAAGTTTGTTGAAAAGACAGCTCCAATAGCTGTATATACTTCAGGAAAAGGCTCATCAGCTGCTGGTCTTACTGCTTCTGTAATTCGAGACAACAGCTCT CGTGAATTTTACTTGGAAGGAGGAGCTATGGTTTTGGCTGATGGAGGTGTTGTCTGCATTGATGAATTCGACAAAATGAGACCAGAGGACCG AGTTGCTATTCATGAAGCCATGGAGCAGCAAACCATTTCCATTGCCAAAGCAGGAATAACAACTGTTCTAAATTCTAGAACCTCTGTGCTGGCAGCAGCTAATCCTCCATCTGGACGTTATGATGATCTCAAG ACTGCTCAAGACAATATTGATTTGCAGACTACTATTCTTTCGAGATTTGATTTAATCTTCATTGTGAAAGATATCAGGCTGTATAGTCAAGACAAG AGTATAGCTAGCCATATAATCAAAGTTCATGCCTCTGCTGGTGCAACCACGAGTGACACTAGAGTTTCTAAAGAAGATAACTGGCTGAAAAG GTACATACAATACTGTCGAACTGAATGCAAGCCCCGTCTCTCAGATTCTGCCGCCACAAAGTTGAAGTTGAGTTATGTTAAAATTAGACAG GATATGAGGCGTCAGGCAAATGAAACTGGGGAGGCAGCTGCAATACCAATAACAGTGAGGCAGCTGGAAGCTATAGTAAGGCTGAGTGAAGCACTTGCAAAGATAGAACT GTGCCATGTTGCAAATGACAAACACGTCGATGAAGCTATCAGGCTTTTCAACAATGCCACAATGGATGCAGCAAGGTCAGGAATCAATCAGCATATAAATCTTACTCCTGAGATGGCAAAGGAGATAAAG CAAGCAGAAACCCAAATAAAGAGAAGAATGGGCATTGGAAGCCATATATCAGAGAGACGGCTGATTGACGAGCTTGGCAGGATGGGAATGAATGAATCCATT GTTAGAAGAGCTCTGATAATCATGCATCAGAGAGATGAAGTTGAATACAAGCGAGAAAGGCGTGTTGTTGTTCGTAAAGCTTAA
- the LOC131299150 gene encoding DNA replication licensing factor MCM5 isoform X6, protein MSGWDEGAIFYSDQAQFPRGGNGGGGDSEQGASRHTVLRKFKEFIRSYARKDQPNVFLYRESLVQNPKFLLVDLADLCKYDNLDELLRASPTDYLPLFETAAAEVLASLRSRVAGETGEMEEPETGEVQILLTSDEDPASMRSLGAPYISKLVKISGITIAASRTKAKATYVTLLCKNCKNVKTVPCRPGLGGAIVPRSCDHIPQPGEDPCPLDPWIVVPDRSKYVDQQTLKLQENPEDVPTGELPRNILLSVDRQLVQTIVPGTRLTIMGIYSIFQASNSSTSHKGAVAIRQPYIRVVGIEEANDADSRCPANFTADEIEEFKKFASDSNAYQNICSKIAPSIFGHDDVKKAVACLLFGGSRKFLPDGVKLRGDINVLLLGDPSTAKSQFLKFVEKTAPIAVYTSGKGSSAAGLTASVIRDNSSREFYLEGGAMVLADGGVVCIDEFDKMRPEDRVAIHEAMEQQTISIAKAGITTVLNSRTSVLAAANPPSGRYDDLKTAQDNIDLQTTILSRFDLIFIVKDIRLYSQDKSIASHIIKVHASAGATTSDTRVSKEDNWLKRYIQYCRTECKPRLSDSAATKLKLSYVKIRQDMRRQANETGEAAAIPITVRQLEAIVRLSEALAKIELCHVANDKHVDEAIRLFNNATMDAARLEEL, encoded by the exons atGTCAGGCTGGGACGAGGGCGCGATCTTCTACAGCGACCAGGCGCAGTTCCCCCGCGGCGGCAACGGCGGCGGCGGAGACTCCGAGCAGGGGGCGAGCCGCCACACCGTCCTCCGCAAGTTCAAGGAGTTCATCCGGAGCTATGCGCGCAAGGATCAGCCCAACGTCTTCCTATACAGAGAGAGCCTCGTCCAAAACCCTAAGTTCCTCCTCGTAGACCTCGCCGATCTCTGCAAGTACGACAACCTCGACGAACTGCTCCGCGCTTCCCCCACAGATTACCTTCCCCTG TTCGAAACTGCGGCAGCTGAAGTTTTGGCCAGTTTGAGGTCGAGAGTTGCTGGAGAGACTGGAGAAATGGAGGAGCCCGAGACAGGGGAGGTGCAGATTTTGCTAACTTCTGATGAGGACCCGGCATCGATGCGATCTCTTGGG GCACCATATATATCAAAGCTGGTCAAGATATCTGGCATTACAATTGCTGCATCGAGGACGAAGGCCAAGGCAACTTATGTGACTTTGTTGTGTAAGAATTGTAAAAACGTGAAGACTGTTCCATGCCGTCCAGGGCTTGGTGGGGCAATTGTGCCACGTTCTTGTGATCATATCCCTCAG CCTGGAGAAGACCCTTGCCCGCTTGATCCATGGATTGTGGTTCCTGATAGAAGCAAATATGTTGATCAACAAACTCTGAAATTGCAGGAAAATCCGGAG GACGTGCCTACCGGTGAGCTACCAAGGAACATTCTCCTTTCTGTCGATCGTCAGCTTGTGCAAACAATTGTACCTGGTACAAGATTGACCATAATGGGGATTTACAGCATCTTTCAAGCTTCAAATTCGTCCACATC CCACAAAGGAGCAGTTGCAATCAGGCAGCCTTATATAAGGGTTGTTGGGATAGAAGAAGCAAATGATGCTGATTCTCGGTGCCCTGCAAACTTCACAGCAGACGAG ATAGaagaattcaaaaaatttgccTCAGATAGCAATGCGTATCAGAATATATGCTCCAAGATtgctccatcaatttttggccACGATGATGTGAAAAAGGCTGTGGCTTGTCTTTTGTTTGGAGGATCAAGAAAG TTTTTGCCGGACGGCGTGAAGCTAAGAGGTGATATAAATGTTTTGCTTTTGGGAGATCCGTCAACTGCTAAATCACAG TTCCTCAAGTTTGTTGAAAAGACAGCTCCAATAGCTGTATATACTTCAGGAAAAGGCTCATCAGCTGCTGGTCTTACTGCTTCTGTAATTCGAGACAACAGCTCT CGTGAATTTTACTTGGAAGGAGGAGCTATGGTTTTGGCTGATGGAGGTGTTGTCTGCATTGATGAATTCGACAAAATGAGACCAGAGGACCG AGTTGCTATTCATGAAGCCATGGAGCAGCAAACCATTTCCATTGCCAAAGCAGGAATAACAACTGTTCTAAATTCTAGAACCTCTGTGCTGGCAGCAGCTAATCCTCCATCTGGACGTTATGATGATCTCAAG ACTGCTCAAGACAATATTGATTTGCAGACTACTATTCTTTCGAGATTTGATTTAATCTTCATTGTGAAAGATATCAGGCTGTATAGTCAAGACAAG AGTATAGCTAGCCATATAATCAAAGTTCATGCCTCTGCTGGTGCAACCACGAGTGACACTAGAGTTTCTAAAGAAGATAACTGGCTGAAAAG GTACATACAATACTGTCGAACTGAATGCAAGCCCCGTCTCTCAGATTCTGCCGCCACAAAGTTGAAGTTGAGTTATGTTAAAATTAGACAG GATATGAGGCGTCAGGCAAATGAAACTGGGGAGGCAGCTGCAATACCAATAACAGTGAGGCAGCTGGAAGCTATAGTAAGGCTGAGTGAAGCACTTGCAAAGATAGAACT GTGCCATGTTGCAAATGACAAACACGTCGATGAAGCTATCAGGCTTTTCAACAATGCCACAATGGATGCAGCAAG GTTAGAAGAGCTCTGA
- the LOC131299150 gene encoding DNA replication licensing factor MCM5 isoform X5 has translation MSGWDEGAIFYSDQAQFPRGGNGGGGDSEQGASRHTVLRKFKEFIRSYARKDQPNVFLYRESLVQNPKFLLVDLADLCKYDNLDELLRASPTDYLPLFETAAAEVLASLRSRVAGETGEMEEPETGEVQILLTSDEDPASMRSLGAPYISKLVKISGITIAASRTKAKATYVTLLCKNCKNVKTVPCRPGLGGAIVPRSCDHIPQPGEDPCPLDPWIVVPDRSKYVDQQTLKLQENPEDVPTGELPRNILLSVDRQLVQTIVPGTRLTIMGIYSIFQASNSSTSHKGAVAIRQPYIRVVGIEEANDADSRCPANFTADEIEEFKKFASDSNAYQNICSKIAPSIFGHDDVKKAVACLLFGGSRKFLPDGVKLRGDINVLLLGDPSTAKSQFLKFVEKTAPIAVYTSGKGSSAAGLTASVIRDNSSREFYLEGGAMVLADGGVVCIDEFDKMRPEDRVAIHEAMEQQTISIAKAGITTVLNSRTSVLAAANPPSGRYDDLKTAQDNIDLQTTILSRFDLIFIVKDIRLYSQDKSIASHIIKVHASAGATTSDTRVSKEDNWLKRYIQYCRTECKPRLSDSAATKLKLSYVKIRQDMRRQANETGEAAAIPITVRQLEAIVRLSEALAKIELCHVANDKHVDEAIRLFNNATMDAARNPNKEKNGHWKPYIRETAD, from the exons atGTCAGGCTGGGACGAGGGCGCGATCTTCTACAGCGACCAGGCGCAGTTCCCCCGCGGCGGCAACGGCGGCGGCGGAGACTCCGAGCAGGGGGCGAGCCGCCACACCGTCCTCCGCAAGTTCAAGGAGTTCATCCGGAGCTATGCGCGCAAGGATCAGCCCAACGTCTTCCTATACAGAGAGAGCCTCGTCCAAAACCCTAAGTTCCTCCTCGTAGACCTCGCCGATCTCTGCAAGTACGACAACCTCGACGAACTGCTCCGCGCTTCCCCCACAGATTACCTTCCCCTG TTCGAAACTGCGGCAGCTGAAGTTTTGGCCAGTTTGAGGTCGAGAGTTGCTGGAGAGACTGGAGAAATGGAGGAGCCCGAGACAGGGGAGGTGCAGATTTTGCTAACTTCTGATGAGGACCCGGCATCGATGCGATCTCTTGGG GCACCATATATATCAAAGCTGGTCAAGATATCTGGCATTACAATTGCTGCATCGAGGACGAAGGCCAAGGCAACTTATGTGACTTTGTTGTGTAAGAATTGTAAAAACGTGAAGACTGTTCCATGCCGTCCAGGGCTTGGTGGGGCAATTGTGCCACGTTCTTGTGATCATATCCCTCAG CCTGGAGAAGACCCTTGCCCGCTTGATCCATGGATTGTGGTTCCTGATAGAAGCAAATATGTTGATCAACAAACTCTGAAATTGCAGGAAAATCCGGAG GACGTGCCTACCGGTGAGCTACCAAGGAACATTCTCCTTTCTGTCGATCGTCAGCTTGTGCAAACAATTGTACCTGGTACAAGATTGACCATAATGGGGATTTACAGCATCTTTCAAGCTTCAAATTCGTCCACATC CCACAAAGGAGCAGTTGCAATCAGGCAGCCTTATATAAGGGTTGTTGGGATAGAAGAAGCAAATGATGCTGATTCTCGGTGCCCTGCAAACTTCACAGCAGACGAG ATAGaagaattcaaaaaatttgccTCAGATAGCAATGCGTATCAGAATATATGCTCCAAGATtgctccatcaatttttggccACGATGATGTGAAAAAGGCTGTGGCTTGTCTTTTGTTTGGAGGATCAAGAAAG TTTTTGCCGGACGGCGTGAAGCTAAGAGGTGATATAAATGTTTTGCTTTTGGGAGATCCGTCAACTGCTAAATCACAG TTCCTCAAGTTTGTTGAAAAGACAGCTCCAATAGCTGTATATACTTCAGGAAAAGGCTCATCAGCTGCTGGTCTTACTGCTTCTGTAATTCGAGACAACAGCTCT CGTGAATTTTACTTGGAAGGAGGAGCTATGGTTTTGGCTGATGGAGGTGTTGTCTGCATTGATGAATTCGACAAAATGAGACCAGAGGACCG AGTTGCTATTCATGAAGCCATGGAGCAGCAAACCATTTCCATTGCCAAAGCAGGAATAACAACTGTTCTAAATTCTAGAACCTCTGTGCTGGCAGCAGCTAATCCTCCATCTGGACGTTATGATGATCTCAAG ACTGCTCAAGACAATATTGATTTGCAGACTACTATTCTTTCGAGATTTGATTTAATCTTCATTGTGAAAGATATCAGGCTGTATAGTCAAGACAAG AGTATAGCTAGCCATATAATCAAAGTTCATGCCTCTGCTGGTGCAACCACGAGTGACACTAGAGTTTCTAAAGAAGATAACTGGCTGAAAAG GTACATACAATACTGTCGAACTGAATGCAAGCCCCGTCTCTCAGATTCTGCCGCCACAAAGTTGAAGTTGAGTTATGTTAAAATTAGACAG GATATGAGGCGTCAGGCAAATGAAACTGGGGAGGCAGCTGCAATACCAATAACAGTGAGGCAGCTGGAAGCTATAGTAAGGCTGAGTGAAGCACTTGCAAAGATAGAACT GTGCCATGTTGCAAATGACAAACACGTCGATGAAGCTATCAGGCTTTTCAACAATGCCACAATGGATGCAGCAAG AAACCCAAATAAAGAGAAGAATGGGCATTGGAAGCCATATATCAGAGAGACGGCTGATTGA